The Bradysia coprophila strain Holo2 chromosome X unlocalized genomic scaffold, BU_Bcop_v1 contig_12, whole genome shotgun sequence genome window below encodes:
- the LOC119067490 gene encoding uncharacterized protein LOC119067490 codes for MMNVVSNFNIFTKLKSSNEMWRDCEKWKAVWKMYILGFICCSSDLFTFGLESHFYKTQGDRLIQNALQSSEYDIHLEDFFWTGSGDGPPSYRKSVIEKSNSRDTIITTSTVVATVYIDGNMDLESDPLCLHDCTESNTYASGYLPSDRRYWLLTVLAGYFSQEDYPIIEDKLAQLYRMAFSRQQSWHLGISQTIFGNRTDNRKRSLNSMNVSSFTHQISPDQTDSNVENVRETETVSNPHPNYHRLRKRDALNTTVESNKDAYVIVPSSKKRALKGNGDNRRINVVVHNITALVSDDSRLVDDIRGDSTVPSFRNQSAGNQTEIIYSVFVDRKPVLAKTAADDMKLVTEEEVARVMEKLVFIKAEPYLKEPQATPLIPSTEVNQNSNLIAVIGQSPTMIIIAIIATILLVVLFIGLLLMTRAKRKRSAEVKRLTSRSFKNQSTGHLQEIEKADSENGIENIAFVNDADSVGKKDTDAMMAVQKRKTENPVLHFPHPPLSSPSSSTSDSSIFYPKRRSRLDVENILDEKPIAHFDSKGAEPPIYATVTKKKENRKKIKRKYLSENRVGSMDERNTNSSQSSTYSEVFDGSEKNHERDSKRPLQQYNKNKILQDNKFSVRSPDDELESPTEAFNKEILRALQRGRSPGDSISIGSYLSMASVRSFPKCTVPEPLSRVLEPVSMTHLDHSEIEGSDTGGIPRIVDAQYKSGRNVGVGPESNIEGDGGFSRSQSDGADPGVLNWELHKRMMDNKEVMSPLRDPVLTRTRFEGLLEGAIKLYSNDDTHTEIGNNDVPGAIRPIENKSKSAMDMYRNRGDLSRSISEHKYNRPFTAVPSKTSNENRTTPPSPYNKKAWGSSAPSPLIRPLSAGPFHRPEPPAVDVVRVLAPHSSTILSTAPLIEAIQNELKKFNK; via the exons ATGATGAACGTAGTGtccaattttaatatttttacgaAACTAAAATCAAGTAACGAGATGTGGAGAGACTGTGAAAAATGGAAAGCAGTGtggaaaatgtacattttagGTTTTATCTGCTGCAGCAGCGATTTATTTACATTCGGACTGGAGTCTCATTTCTACAAAACGCAAG GTGATCGCTTGATCCAAAACGCTTTACAATCATCCGAGTATGACATCCATCTGGAAGACTTCTTTTGGACTGGTTCTGGAGATGGCCCTCCAAGTTATAGAAAGTCCGTGATAGAGAAAAGTAACTCTCGTGACACAATAATTACAACATCAACAGTTGTTGCAACGGTCTACATTGATGGAAACATG GACTTGGAATCAGATCCGTTATGTTTACATGACTGTACCGAGTCGAATACATATGCATCCGGGTATTTACCCTCCGACAGACGATACTGGTTGCTAACTGTTCTCGCTGGATATTTTTCACAGGAAGACTATCCGATTATTGAAGATAAGCTGGCACAACTGTATCGTATGGCATTTTCGAG ACAACAGTCCTGGCACTTGGGCATATCCCAAACCATATTTGGTAATCGTACCGATAACCGTAAAAGGAGTCTGAATTCGATGAATGTTTCTTCATTTACGCACCAAATCTCTCCGGATCAAACTGACAGCAATGTTGAGAATGTTAGGGAAACCGAAACTGTTTCAAATCCACACCCAAATTACCATCGCTTGAGGaaaagagacgcgttgaataCGACCGTGGAAAGCAATAAGGACGCGTATGTGATCGTTCCATCATCGAAAAAACGAGCTTTAAAGGGAAATGGAGATAATCGACGAATCAACGTTGTTGTTCATAACATTACGGCGTTGGTTAGTGACGATAGTCGATTGGTCGATGATATTAGGGGAGACAGTACAGTCCCTAGCTTTAG AAATCAGTCCGCTGGCAACCAGACCGAAATCATTTATTCGGTGTTTGTGGACAGAAAGCCAGTGCTTGCCAAGACAGCAGCCGATGACATGAAATTGGTCACGGAGGAGGAAGTGGCTCGGGTCATGGAGAAATTAGTGTTCATAAAAGCAGAAC CATATTTGAAAGAGCCACAAGCGACTCCATTAATACCATCAACTGAAGTGAATCAAAACTCAAATCTGATAGCAGTTATCGGACAAAGTCCGACCATGATCATTATTGCAATTATCGCTACGATATTATTGGTCGTGTTATTTATCGGCTTATTACTGATGACCCGGGCGAAAAGGAAACGATCAGCTGAAGTTAAGAG ACTCACCAGCCGGTCGTTCAAGAATCAATCAACAGGTCACCTTCAAGAAATCGAAAAGGCCGACAGTGAAAATGGAATTGAGAACATAGCATTCGTAAATGATGCTGATAGTGTTGGCAAAAAAGACACAGATGCGATGATGGCTGTACAGAAGAGAAAGACCGAGAATCCTGTGCTACATTTTCCACATCCACCACTATCATCACCTAGCAGTTCGACATCGGATTCGTCTATCTTTTACCCAAAGCGACGATCTCGGCTAGACGTAGAAAATATTCTCGATGAGAAACCAATCGCTCATTTCGATTCGAAGGGTGCCGAGCCGCCAATATATGCAACTGTGAcgaagaaaaaggaaaatcgcaagaaaatcaaacgaaaatatctATCAGAGAATCGGGTTGGATCGATGGACGAACGGAACACAAACTCATCGCAGAGTTCCACTTACAGCGAAGTGTTTGACGGATcggaaaaaaatcatgaacGGGACAGCAAACGACCATTGCAgcaatacaataaaaataaaattttacaagaCAATAAGTTTAGTGTACGGTCACCCGACGACGAACTTGAGTCGCCTACGGAAGCGTTTAACAAGGAAATTCTACGAGCTTTACAGAGAGGAAGATCACCTGGCGATAGCATCAGTATTGGATCATATTTAAGCATGGCTTCAGTTAGAAGTTTCCCGAAATGTACCGTACCAGAACCATTAAGTAGAGTCCTGGAACCCGTTAGTATGACACACTTAGATCATTCCGAAATCGAGGGATCAGACACCGGCGGAATACCGAGAATTGTTGACGCACAATACAAGAGCGGACGAAATGTGGGTGTTGGTCCTGAGAGCAATATTGAAGGTGACGGAGGCTTCAGCAGAAGTCAAAGTGACGGTGCCGATCCAGGTGTCCTCAATTGGGAATTGCACAAGAGAATGATGGACAACAAAG AAGTCATGAGTCCGCTGAGAGACCCAGTCCTAACGAGAACACGGTTCGAAGGTCTGCTAGAAGGTGCAATCAAACTATACTCGAATGATGATACTCACACTGAGATTGGCAACAACGACGTTCCTGGTGCAATAcgaccgatagaaaataaatcaaagtCCGCAATGGATATGTACAG AAATCGAGGGGATTTATCACGATCAATATCTGAGCATAAATACAATCGACCTTTCACCGCAGTTCCATCAAAGACGAGTAATGAAAATCGTACAACACCTCCATCGCCTTACAACAAGAAGGCTTGGGGTAGTAGTGCTCCCTCACCATTG ATTCGACCGTTAAGTGCTGGTCCATTTCATAGGCCCGAACCGCCCGCCGTTGATGTTGTTCGAGTGCTTGCTCCACATAGTTCCACCATTTTATCCACCGCACCGCTTATCGAAGCCATTCAAAACGAGCTgaagaaatttaacaaataG